In a single window of the Papaver somniferum cultivar HN1 chromosome 8, ASM357369v1, whole genome shotgun sequence genome:
- the LOC113305673 gene encoding pentatricopeptide repeat-containing protein At4g01400, mitochondrial-like, producing the protein MMILNRSQLSLNPYKTLMFLAVTLNPIFQITSHNYSSSKNSQNKISEIKALICSPAQVQKLIAFESDPLRAKNIFDLASRQPNFCHSYSSFRTLICKLGGSRHFSLMQNLIKRLKSDRYPVTPDLFGDIIQIYGDANLLGQSLKTFYIMLEFDCKPLPEHFNQLLQVLVAHQNYLRTALDLFRTVDRFGISLNTKSYSILMRAFCFNGDISIAYNLFNEIFKRDVLPDVESYRIVMQGLCRKGQVNKAVDLLEDMLNKGFVPDASSYTTLLNSLCRKKKLREAYKLLCMMKVKGCNPDIVHYNTIISGFCREKKAVDACKIVDDMESSGCVPNLVSYRMLVSGLCNHGMYDEATNFMYEMLGKLLIM; encoded by the coding sequence ATGATGATCCTTAACCGCTCCCAACTATCTCTCAATCCCTACAAAACCCTGATGTTTTTAGCTGTAACCCTAAACCCCATATTCCAAATCACATCTCATAATTATTCATCTtctaaaaattcccaaaacaaaaTATCAGAAATTAAAGCCCTAATTTGTTCACCAGCTCAAGTCCAAAAACTCATTGCATTCGAATCGGATCCTCTTCGCGCTAAAAATATCTTCGATTTAGCTTCTCGTCAACCTAATTTCTGCCATTCATACTCTTCATTTCGTACCTTAATTTGTAAACTTGGCGGTTCCCGCCATTTCTCTCTTATGCAAAATCTCATCAAGCGACTGAAATCCGATCGTTACCCTGTAACCCCTGACCTTTTCGGAGATATTATTCAAATTTACGGTGATGCAAACTTACTTGGTCAATCCCTAAAAACATTCTATATAATGCTTGAATTTGATTGTAAACCACTTCCAGAACACTTTAATCAACTCCTTCAAGTTCTTGTTGCCCATCAGAATTATCTTCGAACTGCATTAGATCTATTTAGGACTGTTGATCGATTTGGTATATCTTTAAATACAAAATCTTACAGTATTTTAATGCGTGCCTTTTGTTTTAATGGTGATATAAGTATTGCGTATAACTTGTTCAATGAAATTTTTAAGAGAGATGTTCTTCCGGATGTCGAGTCTTATCGAATTGTGATGCAAGGGTTGTGTAGGAAAGGTCAAGTGAACAAAGCAGTCGACTTATTAGAAGATATGTTGAATAAAGGGTTTGTGCCGGATGCGTCAAGTTATACGACTTTGTTGAATAGTTTGTGCAGGAAGAAGAAGTTGAGAGAAGCTTATAAACTTCTCTGTATGATGAAAGTGAAAGGCTGTAATCCTGATATTGTTCATTATAATACTATAATATCAGGGTTTTGTAGAGAAAAGAAAGCAGTTGATGCTTGTAAAATTGTTGATGATATGGAATCTAGTGGGTGTGTACCTAATTTGGTTTCTTATAGGATGTTGGTTAGTGGGTTATGTAATCATGGGATGTATGATGAGGCAACGAATTTTATGTATGAAATGTTGggtaaattactaataatgtaa